In one Arenibacter antarcticus genomic region, the following are encoded:
- a CDS encoding DUF4105 domain-containing protein: MTVVSLYNMRLKNQIFLFFFSISIFCWAQQGHLSPNAQISVLTCGSGDDLYTTFGHSAFRVQDPVQGLDVVYNYGTFDFDPPMFYVDFAMGDMYYSLSKQDMPYFLYAYELENRWVKEQLLKLGESEKDILYQFLETNHLPQNRDYKYDFFYNNCATKIGDVLKETLGDQLLFHEEHLQEKYTFRELIHQNLTLNSWSSFGIDLALGSVIDKSANAREHMFLPLYVMNQLSNTTLDGADLVSRERTILSSKEKKSEQTFFTTPLFWILALMLFVLAITYLDYKNNVRSRILDFGLFSITGLAGILLLFLWFFTDHTATANNFNVLWVFPLNTIVAFIILKKNIKNSWLPNYLLLLLVMVLLTAILWIFNIQSFSPLIIPLLLMFGIRYFFLWNYFQQQIRLK, translated from the coding sequence ATGACAGTGGTCTCGCTTTACAATATGCGGTTAAAAAATCAAATATTTTTATTCTTTTTCAGTATTTCCATATTTTGCTGGGCACAACAGGGTCATCTTTCCCCCAATGCCCAAATAAGCGTGCTTACTTGCGGATCTGGTGATGACCTATATACCACTTTTGGCCATAGTGCCTTTAGAGTACAGGATCCAGTCCAAGGTTTAGATGTGGTATACAATTATGGCACCTTTGATTTTGATCCCCCGATGTTCTACGTAGATTTTGCCATGGGGGATATGTATTACTCCTTGAGCAAACAAGATATGCCCTATTTCTTATACGCCTATGAACTAGAAAACCGATGGGTAAAAGAGCAACTATTAAAGCTTGGGGAATCTGAAAAAGACATCTTGTACCAGTTTTTAGAAACCAATCATCTGCCACAGAATCGGGATTATAAATACGACTTTTTTTACAATAATTGCGCGACAAAAATTGGAGATGTCCTTAAAGAAACTTTGGGCGACCAATTGTTATTTCATGAAGAACACCTTCAAGAAAAATACACTTTTAGGGAACTAATCCACCAAAACTTGACACTTAATTCTTGGTCCAGCTTTGGAATAGATTTGGCATTGGGCTCTGTAATCGACAAATCAGCGAATGCTAGAGAACATATGTTCCTTCCCCTTTATGTAATGAATCAGCTAAGCAACACCACCTTAGATGGGGCTGATCTAGTGAGTAGGGAACGGACTATTTTAAGCAGTAAGGAAAAAAAATCAGAGCAAACCTTCTTTACCACTCCCCTATTTTGGATTTTGGCGCTTATGTTATTTGTGTTGGCCATTACCTATTTGGACTATAAAAATAATGTACGTAGCCGGATCTTGGATTTTGGTTTGTTTAGTATTACTGGGCTAGCGGGTATATTGTTACTCTTTTTATGGTTTTTCACCGACCATACAGCTACTGCCAATAATTTTAATGTCTTATGGGTATTTCCGTTAAATACTATTGTAGCCTTTATTATCCTTAAAAAAAATATAAAGAATTCATGGTTGCCAAACTATCTATTACTACTCTTGGTAATGGTACTATTGACCGCAATTTTATGGATCTTTAATATTCAGTCTTTTTCCCCACTAATTATTCCCTTACTGTTAATGTTTGGAATAAGATATTTTTTTCTGTGGAACTATTTTCAGCAACAAATCCGTTTAAAATAA
- the recQ gene encoding DNA helicase RecQ, whose amino-acid sequence MNLDEIDLGASLKKYFGFSQFKGLQEGVIENIVQGKNSFVIMPTGGGKSLCYQLPALMQEGTAIVVSPLIALMKNQVDAIRGISSEIGIAHVLNSSLTKTEIKQVKKDVSDGVTKLLYVAPESLTKEEYVDFLQGEKISFVAVDEAHCISEWGHDFRPEYRNLKSIVQRLGDGIPLIALTATATPKVQEDIIKNLGIGDAKVFKASFNRPNLYYEVRPKTQNVDADIIRFVKQNSGKSGIIYCLSRKRVEELAQVLQVNGVSAVPYHAGFDGKTRSKHQDMFLMEDVDVVVATIAFGMGIDKPDVRFVIHHDIPKSIESYYQETGRAGRDGGEGHCLAFYSYKDIEKLEKFMSGKPVAEQEIGNALLQEIVAYAETSMSRRKFILHYFGEEFDEVNGDGAEMDDNIRNPKEKQEAMDDVLKVIQVVVGTSEKFKSKEVVKALTGKINALISSHRTEEKNFFGIGKDRDKGYWMALIRQMLVAGLMKKEIEQYGILHVTPLGKEFLIKPTSFLMTMDHVYNKESDDAIVSAAKTAGGVADDRLLKMLKDLRKRQAQKLGVPPFVVFQDPSLEDMALKYPINLEELININGVGEGKAKKYGKPFLELIASYVEENDILRPDDLVVKSTGANSALKLYIIQNVDRKLPLDDIASAKGLELVELIKEMEQIVYSGTKLNLGYWIDEILDEDQQEEIHEYFLEADTDDLEVALKEFEGDYEDEELRLYRLKFISEVAN is encoded by the coding sequence ATGAATTTGGATGAGATCGATTTAGGAGCCTCTCTAAAGAAGTATTTTGGATTCTCCCAATTTAAAGGACTACAAGAAGGTGTTATTGAAAATATAGTTCAAGGGAAAAATTCCTTTGTTATTATGCCTACAGGTGGTGGTAAATCCCTATGCTATCAGCTTCCAGCGTTGATGCAAGAGGGAACTGCTATTGTAGTCTCCCCCTTGATCGCCCTGATGAAAAATCAGGTAGATGCCATAAGGGGGATTTCTTCAGAAATAGGTATAGCCCACGTTCTTAACTCTTCCTTGACCAAAACGGAAATTAAACAGGTTAAGAAGGATGTGAGCGACGGCGTAACAAAACTGCTGTACGTTGCCCCAGAATCCTTGACCAAAGAGGAGTATGTAGATTTCTTACAGGGTGAAAAAATATCCTTTGTTGCCGTAGATGAGGCGCATTGTATTTCTGAATGGGGACACGATTTCAGACCCGAATACCGCAATCTAAAATCTATTGTCCAAAGACTTGGTGATGGTATTCCCTTAATAGCACTTACTGCTACCGCTACACCAAAGGTACAGGAAGATATCATTAAAAACTTGGGTATCGGGGATGCTAAAGTGTTTAAGGCAAGTTTTAACCGTCCTAATCTTTATTACGAGGTACGCCCAAAAACTCAAAATGTGGACGCGGATATCATCCGTTTTGTAAAACAGAATTCGGGCAAATCCGGTATTATATATTGCTTAAGTCGCAAAAGAGTTGAAGAGCTAGCTCAGGTATTACAGGTAAATGGGGTAAGTGCGGTACCCTATCACGCGGGGTTCGATGGGAAGACTAGGTCCAAGCATCAGGATATGTTTTTAATGGAGGATGTAGATGTTGTAGTGGCTACAATTGCCTTTGGGATGGGAATAGATAAGCCAGATGTACGTTTTGTTATCCACCACGATATCCCTAAAAGTATAGAAAGTTATTATCAGGAAACTGGAAGGGCCGGTAGAGATGGAGGGGAAGGGCATTGCCTAGCTTTTTACTCCTATAAGGATATAGAAAAATTGGAGAAATTCATGTCCGGGAAACCCGTTGCTGAACAGGAGATAGGAAACGCCTTGCTTCAAGAAATTGTAGCCTATGCAGAAACTTCCATGTCCCGAAGAAAATTTATACTCCATTATTTTGGAGAGGAATTTGACGAGGTAAACGGAGATGGTGCGGAAATGGATGATAATATCCGTAATCCCAAGGAGAAACAGGAAGCCATGGACGATGTTCTCAAAGTTATTCAGGTGGTTGTAGGAACCAGTGAAAAATTTAAGTCTAAGGAGGTCGTAAAGGCCTTGACAGGTAAGATTAATGCCTTGATTTCTTCTCACAGAACAGAGGAAAAGAATTTCTTTGGAATCGGAAAGGATAGGGATAAGGGATATTGGATGGCATTGATCCGTCAAATGCTGGTTGCAGGCTTGATGAAAAAGGAGATAGAACAATATGGAATTCTTCATGTAACCCCTTTGGGAAAGGAGTTTTTAATAAAGCCTACCTCATTTCTGATGACCATGGACCATGTGTATAACAAGGAGTCCGATGATGCCATTGTAAGTGCAGCAAAAACAGCAGGGGGAGTGGCTGATGATAGGTTATTAAAAATGTTAAAGGACCTTAGAAAGAGGCAGGCCCAAAAACTAGGAGTGCCTCCATTTGTGGTATTTCAAGATCCCTCTTTAGAGGATATGGCTTTAAAATATCCAATTAACTTAGAAGAACTTATTAATATTAATGGAGTAGGTGAAGGGAAGGCTAAGAAATATGGAAAACCATTTTTGGAACTAATCGCTTCTTATGTAGAGGAAAACGATATTTTAAGACCAGATGATCTGGTAGTGAAGAGTACGGGAGCCAATTCGGCCTTAAAATTATATATTATACAGAATGTAGACCGAAAATTACCGCTAGATGATATTGCCTCTGCCAAAGGATTGGAGTTGGTGGAGTTGATAAAGGAAATGGAGCAGATTGTCTATAGTGGAACAAAATTGAACCTAGGATATTGGATCGATGAAATTTTGGATGAAGATCAGCAGGAGGAAATACACGAATATTTTTTGGAGGCAGATACCGATGACCTTGAGGTAGCTTTAAAAGAGTTTGAAGGAGACTATGAAGATGAGGAGCTTAGGTTGTATCGACTTAAATTTATTAGTGAGGTGGCCAATTAG
- a CDS encoding carboxypeptidase-like regulatory domain-containing protein: MDLDINIQPSLKRHPMSRKNILLKKRILTAVLQVLLLIGTSGPLWASTLFQDMQDQEATFNLYQGKIIDEESKKSLVFANISLENTNISTVSNAEGDFSLKIPKTIREGNVVVSFLGYHTTKIPLAQLKDNKNIIALRTSVIELTEVSLEVPKNAEALVRETLKRRGENYFDHPTIMTAFYRETIKKRRRNVSLSEAVVNIFKSPYNTDRKDAVELYKSRKSTDYNKLDTLVLKLQGGPFNTLFVDVIKYPQYIFTEESMEEYNFSFENSTRINNRLIYVVNFKQKDFITAPLYQGKLYIDGENKILTSAIFSLNITDKEEAARLFVRKKTR, encoded by the coding sequence ATGGACCTTGATATTAATATTCAACCATCATTAAAGCGACATCCCATGAGCAGAAAAAATATACTTTTAAAGAAGAGAATCTTGACAGCAGTACTCCAGGTGTTGTTGTTGATCGGGACTTCGGGACCACTTTGGGCCTCAACATTGTTTCAGGACATGCAGGACCAAGAGGCAACTTTTAATCTGTATCAAGGAAAAATAATAGATGAAGAATCCAAAAAATCTTTGGTATTTGCCAATATTTCCCTAGAAAACACCAACATAAGCACCGTGAGCAATGCTGAGGGCGACTTTTCACTTAAAATACCGAAAACTATTAGAGAGGGCAATGTAGTAGTTTCATTCCTTGGATACCACACTACAAAAATACCGCTTGCCCAGTTGAAAGATAACAAAAATATTATCGCTTTGCGAACATCGGTCATTGAGTTAACAGAAGTTAGCTTGGAAGTTCCCAAAAATGCTGAGGCTTTGGTGCGAGAAACGCTTAAAAGAAGAGGTGAAAATTACTTTGACCATCCTACCATTATGACCGCCTTTTACAGAGAGACCATAAAAAAGAGAAGAAGAAATGTATCGCTGTCCGAAGCGGTAGTAAACATTTTTAAATCCCCCTATAACACAGACCGAAAAGACGCTGTAGAGCTCTACAAATCTAGAAAAAGTACAGATTACAATAAGCTAGACACCTTAGTATTAAAATTACAGGGTGGCCCCTTTAACACCTTGTTTGTGGATGTGATTAAATATCCCCAGTATATTTTCACCGAGGAGTCCATGGAGGAATATAACTTTAGTTTTGAAAATTCCACCAGAATTAATAACAGGCTGATCTATGTTGTAAATTTTAAACAAAAAGATTTTATAACTGCTCCCCTTTACCAAGGGAAGCTTTATATAGATGGTGAAAATAAAATTTTAACCAGTGCCATTTTTTCACTAAATATTACTGACAAGGAGGAAGCTGCTAGATTGTTTGTCCGAAAAAAAACCCGCTAA
- a CDS encoding carboxymuconolactone decarboxylase family protein: protein MSNQVKEFNEYRTKMNEKILGDNNKLIKRIFNLDTNAYAAGALDVKTKELLGLVASAVLRCDDCVKYHLENSHKEGVSKEEVMETLGIATLVGGTIVVPHLRRAYEYWEELEDQQG from the coding sequence ATGTCAAATCAAGTTAAGGAGTTTAACGAGTACCGAACCAAAATGAACGAAAAGATTTTGGGCGACAACAATAAACTAATAAAACGGATATTCAACCTAGACACCAATGCGTATGCCGCAGGTGCCTTGGATGTTAAAACCAAGGAACTTTTGGGTTTGGTGGCCTCTGCTGTGCTACGTTGTGACGACTGCGTTAAATACCACTTGGAAAACTCCCATAAAGAAGGAGTAAGCAAGGAAGAAGTTATGGAAACCCTAGGAATAGCCACCCTGGTTGGCGGTACAATTGTTGTACCCCATCTAAGAAGAGCCTATGAATATTGGGAGGAACTGGAAGATCAGCAAGGTTAA
- the tatC gene encoding twin-arginine translocase subunit TatC: MAKNKKTPNEMSFLDHLEELRWHLIRSTLAIVSIGSIAFLMKDFVFGTVIFGPMMPSFPTYEVFCNMSKLLGFSEAFCSAEPLFTVQSRQMSEQFSAHIWTSIWAGFIVGFPYLLYELWKFIAPGLYDNERQNARGFIFIASSLFFTGVLFGYYVVAPLSINFLGGYSISDTVIREIDLSSYISTVRAAVIACGLIFELPIIIYFLTKIGLVTPEILRKYRKIALVAVLIVSAVITPPDVASQIIVAVPILILYQVSIYISKVVLRRQAKKEKKRNVKSS; the protein is encoded by the coding sequence ATGGCGAAAAACAAAAAGACCCCAAATGAAATGTCGTTCTTGGACCACTTGGAAGAGTTAAGGTGGCATTTAATCCGCTCTACATTAGCCATTGTAAGTATTGGTAGTATCGCCTTTTTGATGAAGGACTTTGTTTTCGGTACTGTGATTTTTGGGCCTATGATGCCCAGTTTCCCGACCTATGAAGTTTTTTGCAATATGTCGAAATTGCTGGGTTTTAGTGAAGCATTTTGCAGCGCCGAACCACTATTTACTGTTCAGAGTAGGCAAATGTCCGAGCAGTTTTCCGCTCATATCTGGACCTCTATCTGGGCAGGTTTCATAGTAGGCTTCCCTTACCTATTATATGAATTGTGGAAATTTATCGCCCCTGGACTTTATGATAACGAAAGGCAAAATGCCAGAGGATTTATCTTTATTGCCTCTTCTCTTTTTTTTACGGGTGTCCTGTTCGGATATTATGTAGTAGCACCATTGTCCATTAACTTTTTAGGAGGTTATTCTATTAGCGATACCGTTATACGAGAAATAGATTTAAGCTCTTATATCTCTACGGTTAGAGCAGCGGTAATTGCATGTGGATTAATTTTCGAATTGCCGATAATTATTTATTTCTTAACCAAAATTGGTTTAGTTACTCCAGAAATACTAAGGAAATATCGAAAAATAGCCCTTGTAGCCGTATTGATCGTTTCTGCTGTAATTACCCCCCCAGATGTGGCAAGTCAAATTATTGTAGCTGTTCCCATTTTGATCTTATACCAAGTAAGTATTTATATTTCAAAAGTTGTTTTAAGAAGACAAGCCAAAAAAGAGAAAAAACGCAATGTCAAATCAAGTTAA
- a CDS encoding phosphatidylcholine/phosphatidylserine synthase: MKRHIPNSITLLNVLCGCIATVFAVKNQLEIAAAFVFLGIFFDFFDGLAARVLDVKSELGLQLDSLADMITSGLVPGIVMYQLLNMSHHGGWNIGLTSEVSVANGESAWDMPWLPFLGFLITLGSAYRLAKFNVDENQESSFVGLPTPANALLILSFPLILIYHNNDLLNDIILSEGFLIVTTLLSTFLLNAPIELFALKFKNWSFRDNSLRYIFIVISLVLILTMRFIAIPAIIAFYIISSIIANTANKKLPE, encoded by the coding sequence ATGAAAAGGCATATTCCAAATAGTATTACTTTGTTAAACGTATTGTGTGGTTGTATAGCTACAGTATTCGCGGTAAAAAATCAATTGGAAATCGCAGCTGCCTTTGTGTTTTTAGGTATTTTTTTCGATTTTTTTGATGGTTTGGCCGCACGTGTTTTAGATGTAAAAAGCGAACTGGGGCTGCAATTGGATTCCCTAGCGGATATGATTACTAGTGGATTGGTGCCAGGAATTGTAATGTATCAATTGTTAAACATGTCGCATCATGGGGGATGGAATATTGGATTAACTTCAGAAGTCTCTGTGGCTAATGGTGAAAGTGCTTGGGATATGCCATGGTTGCCCTTTCTTGGATTCTTAATCACCTTAGGTTCTGCATATCGCTTGGCAAAATTCAATGTAGATGAGAATCAGGAGTCTTCTTTTGTAGGCCTACCCACACCTGCTAATGCCTTGTTAATCTTGTCTTTTCCCTTAATTCTTATATATCACAATAATGATCTGCTAAATGATATTATCTTGAGCGAAGGCTTTTTAATTGTTACCACACTACTTAGTACCTTTTTATTGAATGCGCCTATAGAATTATTCGCGTTAAAGTTTAAAAACTGGAGTTTTAGGGACAACTCCTTGCGTTATATATTTATCGTAATAAGTCTAGTACTTATTTTAACTATGAGGTTTATAGCCATCCCGGCAATAATTGCCTTTTATATCATTAGCTCGATTATTGCTAATACGGCAAACAAGAAACTTCCCGAATAG
- a CDS encoding LD-carboxypeptidase, which translates to MKKRRQFLKNAAGMGAICIAPSLLIGQTPPYIPAISPVKAKALKMGDTIGLIAPGFAITDEVLEKAKETLRSMGFIPYHTDRIHGNHGYFSNTDEERAADLNDIFANPKVDGILCARGGYGCTRIMHMIDYDLIRNNPKVLVGFSDITALLNGIYQKTGLITFHGPVGSTITDDYSIAQLKKVVMHTKTKQLLENKEFTASEEYSKPEYRRYNICPGKATGKLVGGSLTLVTAMLGTPDEIDFTDTIVCLEEIEEAPYRIDRMLTQLIHSKTFHKAAGIALGVFKGCDRIPDPNTFTLKQVIQDRIAALNIPAVYGLSFGHIDHNFTFPIGVKGSLDADKMQLSILESAVH; encoded by the coding sequence ATGAAAAAGAGAAGACAATTCTTAAAAAATGCCGCAGGAATGGGAGCTATTTGTATAGCTCCCTCCCTGTTAATAGGGCAGACACCCCCTTATATACCAGCAATTTCCCCAGTAAAAGCAAAAGCACTAAAAATGGGGGACACCATTGGATTAATTGCTCCTGGTTTTGCCATAACAGATGAGGTTTTAGAAAAAGCAAAGGAAACGTTGCGATCCATGGGCTTTATCCCATACCATACCGATAGAATTCATGGAAATCACGGGTATTTTAGTAATACAGACGAGGAAAGGGCCGCAGATCTAAATGACATATTTGCAAATCCAAAGGTAGATGGCATCCTGTGTGCTAGGGGAGGCTATGGGTGTACCCGTATTATGCACATGATCGATTATGACCTTATTAGAAATAATCCCAAAGTACTGGTGGGCTTTAGCGATATAACAGCACTTCTAAATGGAATCTATCAAAAAACTGGGCTAATCACCTTCCATGGCCCAGTAGGGAGTACTATTACAGACGATTATAGCATTGCCCAATTGAAAAAAGTGGTAATGCATACCAAGACCAAACAATTGTTGGAAAATAAAGAATTTACGGCTAGCGAAGAATATAGTAAGCCTGAATATCGCAGATACAATATTTGCCCTGGAAAAGCGACTGGGAAACTGGTTGGAGGTAGCCTCACCTTGGTTACCGCTATGTTAGGTACTCCCGATGAAATAGATTTCACAGACACCATAGTTTGTCTAGAGGAAATTGAGGAAGCTCCATACCGGATTGATAGAATGCTGACCCAATTGATTCACAGTAAAACCTTCCATAAGGCGGCAGGAATCGCATTAGGTGTTTTTAAAGGTTGTGATCGTATTCCTGATCCAAATACCTTTACCCTCAAACAAGTTATTCAAGATAGGATAGCTGCTTTGAATATCCCTGCTGTTTACGGACTTTCATTTGGGCATATAGACCATAATTTCACCTTCCCCATCGGCGTAAAAGGCTCTCTAGACGCCGATAAAATGCAACTTTCAATACTGGAAAGTGCAGTGCACTAG
- the lptB gene encoding LPS export ABC transporter ATP-binding protein, which yields MKLRAENIMKSYRGRQVVKGISLEVNQGEIVGLLGPNGAGKTTSFYMIVGLIKPNGGKIFLDKMEITNYPMYKRAQNGIGYLAQEASVFRKLSIENNILSVLQLTKLSKKEQLMKMESLLEEFGLGHIRKSRGDLLSGGERRRTEIARALATDPKFILLDEPFAGVDPVAVEDIQRIVAQLKDKNIGILITDHNVQETLAITERSYLMFEGGILKSGIPEDLAADEMVRKVYLGQNFELRKKKLDF from the coding sequence ATGAAGCTAAGAGCAGAGAATATAATGAAGTCCTATCGGGGGCGACAAGTAGTTAAAGGAATTTCTTTGGAGGTAAACCAAGGCGAAATTGTAGGTCTACTGGGCCCAAATGGTGCCGGAAAAACCACTTCTTTCTATATGATAGTCGGCTTGATAAAACCCAACGGCGGAAAAATTTTTCTGGACAAAATGGAAATTACCAACTATCCAATGTACAAAAGAGCACAAAACGGTATTGGGTATCTGGCTCAGGAAGCTTCGGTCTTTAGAAAACTGAGTATTGAAAACAATATCTTAAGCGTGCTACAACTCACCAAATTGAGCAAAAAAGAGCAATTGATGAAGATGGAGTCGCTTCTCGAGGAATTTGGACTTGGACATATACGGAAAAGTAGGGGCGATCTATTATCGGGAGGCGAAAGAAGACGTACCGAAATTGCTAGGGCTCTTGCAACCGACCCGAAATTCATCTTATTGGACGAACCCTTTGCAGGCGTTGACCCTGTGGCTGTAGAAGATATTCAAAGGATTGTAGCCCAACTCAAGGATAAGAATATTGGCATCCTAATAACCGACCACAACGTACAAGAAACCTTGGCCATTACAGAGCGTTCTTATTTAATGTTTGAAGGAGGTATTTTAAAATCGGGAATCCCCGAAGATTTGGCTGCAGACGAAATGGTACGTAAAGTATACCTTGGACAAAACTTTGAACTTCGGAAAAAGAAATTAGATTTTTAG
- a CDS encoding SIS domain-containing protein, with protein MSNHKAILAIAKKTIEIEAEAIYHLSSLLNDDFSKAVECIRTCKGRVIISGIGKSALIASKIVATLNSTGTPSIFMHAGDAIHGDLGTVQEDDVVICISKSGNTPEIKMLVPLIKSGNNKLIGMTGNIDSFLATQADYILNTYVEKEACPNNLAPTTSTTAQLVIGDALAICLLELKGFSSKDFAKYHPGGALGKKLYLRVGDIASKNQVPKVDIKSDVKSVIVEISEKMLGATAVMENNKIVGIVTDGDIRRMLNKFDNIYGLTAKDIMSSTPKTIAVDHLAVKALELMQAKGISQLLAVDGDNYKGIVHLHNLINEGII; from the coding sequence TTGAGCAACCATAAAGCTATACTGGCCATAGCAAAGAAAACTATTGAAATTGAGGCCGAGGCAATATATCACTTATCCTCTCTCTTAAACGATGATTTCTCCAAAGCCGTAGAATGTATTCGAACTTGCAAAGGTAGGGTTATTATTTCTGGTATCGGAAAAAGTGCCCTGATAGCCTCAAAAATCGTCGCAACCTTAAATTCAACTGGCACTCCTTCCATATTTATGCATGCGGGAGATGCCATACACGGTGATCTTGGTACAGTACAAGAAGATGATGTGGTAATCTGTATTTCTAAAAGCGGCAATACCCCTGAAATTAAAATGTTGGTCCCCCTAATTAAAAGCGGCAACAACAAATTGATCGGAATGACAGGGAATATTGACTCCTTTTTGGCTACCCAAGCAGATTATATATTGAACACCTATGTAGAAAAAGAAGCCTGCCCCAATAATTTGGCCCCAACTACCAGTACTACGGCACAATTGGTTATAGGGGATGCCCTGGCAATATGCCTATTGGAACTCAAGGGATTTAGCAGTAAGGATTTTGCAAAATATCACCCAGGTGGTGCCTTGGGCAAAAAACTCTATCTAAGAGTTGGCGATATTGCGAGTAAAAACCAAGTTCCAAAGGTTGACATAAAGAGTGATGTGAAATCAGTAATTGTGGAAATTTCCGAAAAAATGCTGGGCGCTACCGCTGTTATGGAAAACAACAAAATAGTGGGCATTGTGACCGATGGAGATATTAGACGGATGCTGAACAAATTTGATAATATTTACGGTTTAACGGCCAAAGATATAATGAGTAGCACTCCTAAAACAATAGCCGTAGACCATCTTGCCGTAAAGGCCCTTGAGCTGATGCAGGCTAAAGGAATTTCGCAATTATTAGCCGTAGATGGCGACAACTATAAAGGAATAGTACACTTACATAATTTAATTAACGAAGGAATAATATAA
- a CDS encoding bifunctional GNAT family N-acetyltransferase/carbon-nitrogen hydrolase family protein produces the protein MDDKINMEDIENIELTYLSLDDYQELKTAMIASYTTMPNAYWKEHQIETLIQQFQEGQVVIKVNNHIAGCALSIIINYDDFDDQHTYQQITGEYTFNTHAKNGDVLYGIDVFIKPEFRGMRLGRRLYDYRKDLCERLNLKGVAFGGRIPNYHKYMDTLTPKAYIDKVKRKEIHDPVLNFQISNDFHPTRILKNYLEGDAASNDYAVLLEWDNIYYEKVNKKPSTSKRVVRLGLIQWQMRSYKNLDDVLQQAEFFIDSVSGYRSDFALFPEFFNAPLMAEDNHLSEPEAIRKLAMHTATIVKKFSELAISYNINIITGSMPEMQDGKLYNVGYLCKRDGTKERYEKLHITPDEARVWGMQGGNQLKTFDTDCGKIGVLICYDSEFPELSRLLADEGMDILFIPFLTDTQNGYSRVRYCAQARAIENECYVAIAGSVGNLPKVHNMDIQYAQSMVFTPCDFAFPANGIKAEATPNTEMILIVDLDLDLLTELNQFGSVRNLKDRRKDLFDLKKLNP, from the coding sequence ATGGACGATAAAATAAACATGGAGGACATAGAGAATATTGAACTGACTTATTTAAGTCTGGACGACTATCAGGAGCTAAAGACGGCCATGATAGCTTCTTACACCACCATGCCCAATGCGTACTGGAAGGAGCACCAAATAGAAACGCTTATTCAGCAATTCCAGGAGGGACAGGTGGTGATCAAGGTAAACAATCACATTGCAGGATGTGCCTTGTCCATTATCATTAATTACGATGATTTTGATGACCAACACACTTACCAACAGATTACCGGAGAATATACTTTTAACACCCATGCCAAAAATGGGGATGTGCTTTACGGCATAGACGTATTTATAAAACCAGAATTTAGGGGAATGCGTTTGGGACGTCGACTTTACGATTACAGGAAAGATCTTTGCGAACGTCTAAATCTTAAAGGAGTCGCTTTTGGGGGGAGAATCCCCAATTACCACAAATATATGGATACCCTTACCCCTAAGGCCTATATTGATAAGGTAAAACGTAAGGAAATTCACGACCCAGTACTCAATTTTCAAATTTCAAATGATTTTCATCCCACTAGGATCTTAAAGAATTATTTGGAGGGCGACGCGGCCTCCAACGATTATGCAGTGCTATTGGAATGGGACAATATATATTACGAAAAAGTAAATAAAAAACCCAGCACTTCCAAAAGAGTTGTCCGATTAGGCTTGATACAATGGCAAATGAGGTCCTATAAAAATCTGGATGATGTATTGCAACAAGCAGAATTTTTTATTGATTCTGTTTCTGGCTATCGTTCGGATTTCGCCCTTTTTCCTGAGTTTTTCAATGCCCCATTAATGGCTGAGGACAATCACTTATCGGAGCCCGAGGCCATACGTAAATTGGCCATGCATACGGCAACCATAGTAAAGAAATTCTCTGAACTTGCAATCTCCTATAATATTAATATTATTACAGGCAGCATGCCCGAAATGCAGGATGGCAAATTATACAATGTAGGTTATTTATGCAAGCGAGACGGAACCAAGGAAAGGTATGAAAAATTGCACATCACTCCGGATGAAGCTAGGGTGTGGGGCATGCAGGGCGGTAATCAATTAAAAACCTTTGATACGGATTGCGGTAAAATTGGTGTCTTAATCTGCTACGACTCCGAATTTCCGGAACTTAGTAGACTTCTGGCCGATGAAGGAATGGATATTTTATTTATCCCTTTCCTTACCGATACCCAGAACGGATATTCTAGGGTAAGGTACTGCGCACAGGCTAGAGCCATAGAAAATGAATGTTATGTGGCTATTGCAGGTAGTGTTGGTAATTTGCCTAAAGTTCATAATATGGACATTCAATATGCACAATCAATGGTTTTTACACCTTGCGATTTTGCATTTCCTGCCAACGGAATAAAAGCAGAAGCCACTCCCAATACCGAGATGATCTTGATCGTGGACTTAGATTTAGACCTCCTAACAGAATTGAATCAATTTGGTAGTGTTAGAAACCTCAAGGACCGAAGAAAAGATCTCTTCGATTTAAAAAAATTAAATCCATAG